TTAACTTCATATTAAGTTATAGTAGTATATTATTTGATTTTTTCTTAAGAGGAATTTTAAAAAATAAATACTTTTATGGACTAAATTCCTGGTTAGAGTTTTCAAGGTTAAGTATTGCGTATAGTAAAGGGTAAATGAAAGTTTCGATTTAAGTGTGACTAGTATCTCACTTTTATGTGTTTCCATCAAATTTAATAACATCACAATGGCTACATTGTAGACAAATAGATAAATGGTTTCGGCGTGAGATATGGCTAAATGTCTAAATTACTTTTAAATCTTAAATCGAATTATATCTTAGTGATTAATAGGCTGCATGCGATCATTGAGTTTATAAATCATAGATTTTATGCCTGAATCAATGTTAGGGTGGTAACTAGACTTTAGTTGATAATCGTAGTGAATATAGTATAAGGGTATATGTTAAGATGCCAAAGCAATCAGGAATGCTGACTCTTGAGCAATTAAAAGCTCAAGCAACAAATAATGAAGTTAACACCGTGTTAGTTGTGTTTACTGATCAATATGGACGTTTTTTGGGAAAGCGCTTAGATGTTGATTTTTTTCTGGAGAGCGCTTTAGAAAAAGGTGTTGGTGCGTGTAATTACTTGTTAACGACTGACATGCAAATGAATCCAATGCCAGGCTATGATTATGCTAACTGGCAAAAAGGCTATGGTGACTTTGTTTTAGTTCCAGACCTATTAACATTACGTCTTGCAAGTTGGCTTGATAAAACAGCTTTAGTGATATGTGATGTCTATGCTGATGAACGGCAGCAGGAAAAAGTCAACCTAGCCCCGCGGTCTGTTTTAACTAAGCAAGTGGAAAAAGCAAAAGCATTGGGGTTTAACCTTAAAGCGGCTTCTGAGCTAGAGTATTATATTTTTGAACAAAGCTATAAAGATGCGGCAAAGAAAAACTATCAGGACCTTGCTGAAATCGGGTGGTATATTGAGGATTATCACGTTTTGCAGGGGAGTCGGGAAGAAAAGTTAAACGGCGCAGCAAGGCAGCATTTAAAACAATCAGGCATTGCTGTTGAAAAACTCGAAAGGGGAGTGGGGGCATGGCCAACATGAATTAAACATTCGCTATGAGAATATTTTAACGATGGCAGATCATCATTGTATTTTTAAACAGTGCTTAAAAGAGACGGCTGAGCAGATTGGTTGGAGTGTGACTTTTATGGCTAAATATGCCAGTGATCAGGCGGGTTCTGGTTGTCATTTGCATATTAGTTTATGGCAGGGCAATAATAATTGCTTTGCTGGAAATAAAACGATTGCAGGAATAAAGTGTTCTGATGAATTTTGTTGGTTTTTAGCCGGCTGGATGAAGTATTTTCCTGAATTGATGGTATTTTATGCACCGACCGTTAATTCTTATAAGCGTTATCAAGATGCCTCTTGGGCACCAACAAGCTTGGCTTGGAGTCCGGATAATCGTACCGCTGGATTTCGCATTGTTGGTGAAGGGGAGAGTTTGCGTATTGAGTGCCGTATTCCTGGGGCAGATTGCAATCCTTATTTGGCCTTTGCCGCAGCGATTGCTTCAGGTTTAGATGGAATTAAAAATAGGATAGAGTTAACTGAACCGTTTCGAGGCAATGCTTATACAGCAACGAGTAGTGACCATGTAGAAAAGCTACCACTTACGCTCGATGAGGCTTTAGCTTTATTTGCAAAGAGTCGTTTTGCACGTGAAACTTTTGGTCAAGATGTAATGGAGTATTATCATCACTTTTTTGAACTAGAAATTAAAGCCTATCAACAAGCGGTAACAGATTGGGAAAAACGTCGATATTTTGAGCAAATTTAGCACTGATCAAGCTGCTTTCTATATTGAGTGGCGAGGTGGGCGACTTTGCTTGCAATTTTTTTTGAAGATACTGGGGCATGACGATGATATAGGCCAAGTTGGTAATAAAGATAAAGTTGCTGAGTGTTATGTGGGCTGACTTTATAGCGTTTAATGACTTTATCAAAATACCAGCCAATGAAGTCGATAGAGTCATTAAAGTTTCTACGGTTGGCGTGAGGAATATGCCGAGACTTTTTATACTGTGCCCAGATGCTATCAACCGCTTGAGCAAAACCATAGGCACTGGAAGTCTTCGCTTTTACATTTGAGCGAAACCGCGACTCTTGATAGATCGTAGCCATCAGAATATTAACAGGTATTTTCCAGCGATTACTTGCTTTATAAGCGCTTCTTTTCCAGTTTGGCTGGTGCTGAAAGATCCAGCAAATATCCTCTAGCTTAGCTTTCGTTTTACCTGCAGCAAAGTTGGTTTGAAGTGTGAGTACTATGAAAGCAAAGCAAATACTTGTTATAAGTAATGATAAATCAAATTTAAGGCTTTTAATATTTTTAATAAACAAGAAAATATCCCTATTTATCTTAGTAATGCTCTAGTTAATATAGCGTATTGACATTCTATTGGGAACTATGCGCATGTAAAATTATTTACAAAGCTGCTTGATTCACATAGCGTATGTATAATGAGGTCAAAGTAGTGGAGCGAATCTAAAGGATGAGGGTCGAAGTGAGGAAGGTATGTGTAGGCATTACAATGTATGGACGTGATAATGAAGGGAATTTTTGCATACCGGCAGACTATGTTGATGCAGTACGGCGTGCTGGTGCGGTGGCCTGCCTGGTTGCCCCTGGGGATGATGATGCACAATCACAATTAAAGGGAATTGATGGCTTAATCTTGGTTGGAGGCGGTGATCTTGGGACGCAATATGGTGGAAACTCACACTCAGAGAATTATCTTGTCGATGATGAACGTGATCAAAGTGAGTTTGCCTTAGTAAAATATGCATTTGAAAAAAAGCTGCCTGTATTTGCTATTTGTCGAGGTATGCAGGTTGTTAATGCAGTTAAAGGAGGAGCTTTATATGGTCATTTACCCGATGAAGTTCTTAATGTGATCAATCATCGCACAACGAATATTCCTCCAGAGCCAATTAAGCACGAAGTGGTCATTGAGACAGATAGTTTATTAAATAATATTACTTTAAATGAAAAAATCACAGTGCTGTCTTGGCATCATCAAGCGATTAAAATACTTGGGGGCTCGCTTACTGTGAGTGCACGAGCAACAGATGGTGTAATAGAGGCGATAGAAATGCCAAATTATCCCTGGTTTCTTGGCGTGCAGTGGCATCCAGAACTCAATGCAAAAAATAGACCCTATACAGCAAAAGTTATTTGATCAGTTTATCAAAGCCTGTTGAAGACTATTAAATCAGTTTAACGCTAAAGTAATTTATAAAAGAAGGAGTTTATGATGGTGATGTTAAAAAATCAGGTGGCCTTAATTACAGGCGGGGGCAGTGGCATTGGTCGAGAAACTGTCTTACTATTCGCCAAAGAGGGTGCAAGCGTTGTGGTCGCTGATGTGAATGATAGTACAGGACAAGAGGTTGTTGAGGAGGTAAAAGGGCAAGGTGGACAGGCAAATTATGTTTATGCTGATGTTGCTCAAGCAAATCACTGTGAGGAAATGATCAATGCGGCAGAAGATATGTATGGTAAGTTAACGATTTTATTTAACAATGCTGGAGTGATGTGTGCTGGTGATGATGATGCTATCTCAACAGATGAGAAAACCTGGGATTATACAATGAATATTAATTTAAAAGGGGTTTTTCTTGGGTGTAAATATGGTATTCCTGCATTGCGCCGAGCCGGTGGCGGTGCGATTATTAATACCGCTTCATTTGTTGCTTTGATGGGAGCGGCAACGCCACAACTCGCTTATACGGCAAGTAAAGGTGGGGTGCTTGCAATGACACGTGAATTAGCAGTTTTGCATGCTAAGGAAAATATCCGTATTAATGCACTTTGCCCAGGGCCGTTACACACTAAGTTGCTAATGAAGTTTTTGGACACAGAAGAGAAAAAGCAGCGCCGCCTTGTACACCTGCCGATGGGGCGTTTTGGTCGGGCTGATGAAATTGCTAAAGCCGCATTATTTTTAGCTTCTGACCTTTCGTCCTATATGACTGGGAGTTCTTTAACGGTCGATGGCGGATTGACGGCTGCCTATGTTACTGCAGAGTAGTCAGCCTTATTGAACTGAGAGTGTGTTTNNNNNNNNNNNNNNNNNNNNNNNNNATGCATGAAGAAAGTTAATTATCTCGTTTCATTACTATATTTAAATTAAATTTATTGAAATTCAAAAGCTTAGTGAGCCATAAGCCACAAAACAGGGTTTTAACCATTGTTAATCTTAGCTATTCGCTCTAGGTGAGGCTACGCTTATAGCGAGTAAGTGTTGTTTCAGTAAGGAAGATTCACAATGGATAAGTCAATGATTAAGTTATTACCTGTTTTAGCCGTTGCTGTTTGTTTTTCAGCAGCTTCTTTATCATATGCAGATGAAGCCGGCTTTATTGATGAGGCACCAGCGATGGAAGCGCAGCAGCAAGAGCACCAATATCATTCTCAACATCAAAAAGATATGATGAATGAGCAAGGGGCATTTTACAGCTAGCTTTTAGCTTTATTGAAAGGCTCACTTTTGTACTGAGCCTTTCAGTTTTAGAAAGTTATGTTTGAACTTGGAATTGCTTAACATCTTGCGAGCTGGTGAGGAAGAGACCGAGCGCGAGTACAAGCAGAGACAGCAATAAGCAGACGATGGCAAAGCCAAACACAGATTGAATAGCAAGTTCGCCGACAATCCAGACAATCAGACCTGACAGAAGATAAGAGCTAAGACCATAGCATGAGCTGACAAGGCCAGTATGTTCTGGAAATGGCCTAAACATCAGTGTGATGAGTGCTGGATAAATCATTCCACAAACAAAAGCAAGAAAGCAGCTAGGAATGATCAGACTGAGTAAATTCAACGGTGCAAGCCAAGACCACAGAGTCATAGTAATGCTGCCAATGAGTAGCATGCTGATGTTAAAGAAGATGATTTGAGCCGGATGACTTTTATCAAAAAAACGGCTGCCCAGAGCGCCGGTGGCATAAGCTGCGCCAACAATTAACGCCATATACCCAAATGAGATTGCCGAGTAGCCCATTTTATTTTGAATTAAAAAGGGACCGACGGTATTGAATAAGAAAATACTCGCTGTTGTCAGGCTAATAATCGCCATAGAACAGAAAAAAGTACGATGTTTCTGGATTTTTATTGTATCATTTTTTAAGTGATTTTAAATGAAACATTTTTTTATGAGGTAGGGTTTCTTCTAAGAGAAAATAAGCGAGAATTATAAAAATAAAGGCATAGCAAGTTAAAACGGCAAAACCTAAACGCCATCCGGAGAACACTTCTAGCATGCC
This genomic stretch from Piscirickettsia litoralis harbors:
- a CDS encoding type I glutamate--ammonia ligase, producing the protein MPKQSGMLTLEQLKAQATNNEVNTVLVVFTDQYGRFLGKRLDVDFFLESALEKGVGACNYLLTTDMQMNPMPGYDYANWQKGYGDFVLVPDLLTLRLASWLDKTALVICDVYADERQQEKVNLAPRSVLTKQVEKAKALGFNLKAASELEYYIFEQSYKDAAKKNYQDLAEIGWYIEDYHVLQGSREEKLNGAARQHLKQSGIAVEKLERGVGAWPT
- a CDS encoding glutamine synthetase family protein, producing the protein MKNSKGEWGHGQHELNIRYENILTMADHHCIFKQCLKETAEQIGWSVTFMAKYASDQAGSGCHLHISLWQGNNNCFAGNKTIAGIKCSDEFCWFLAGWMKYFPELMVFYAPTVNSYKRYQDASWAPTSLAWSPDNRTAGFRIVGEGESLRIECRIPGADCNPYLAFAAAIASGLDGIKNRIELTEPFRGNAYTATSSDHVEKLPLTLDEALALFAKSRFARETFGQDVMEYYHHFFELEIKAYQQAVTDWEKRRYFEQI
- a CDS encoding transglycosylase SLT domain-containing protein, with product MFIKNIKSLKFDLSLLITSICFAFIVLTLQTNFAAGKTKAKLEDICWIFQHQPNWKRSAYKASNRWKIPVNILMATIYQESRFRSNVKAKTSSAYGFAQAVDSIWAQYKKSRHIPHANRRNFNDSIDFIGWYFDKVIKRYKVSPHNTQQLYLYYQLGLYHRHAPVSSKKIASKVAHLATQYRKQLDQC
- a CDS encoding gamma-glutamyl-gamma-aminobutyrate hydrolase family protein gives rise to the protein MYGRDNEGNFCIPADYVDAVRRAGAVACLVAPGDDDAQSQLKGIDGLILVGGGDLGTQYGGNSHSENYLVDDERDQSEFALVKYAFEKKLPVFAICRGMQVVNAVKGGALYGHLPDEVLNVINHRTTNIPPEPIKHEVVIETDSLLNNITLNEKITVLSWHHQAIKILGGSLTVSARATDGVIEAIEMPNYPWFLGVQWHPELNAKNRPYTAKVI
- a CDS encoding glucose 1-dehydrogenase; translation: MMVMLKNQVALITGGGSGIGRETVLLFAKEGASVVVADVNDSTGQEVVEEVKGQGGQANYVYADVAQANHCEEMINAAEDMYGKLTILFNNAGVMCAGDDDAISTDEKTWDYTMNINLKGVFLGCKYGIPALRRAGGGAIINTASFVALMGAATPQLAYTASKGGVLAMTRELAVLHAKENIRINALCPGPLHTKLLMKFLDTEEKKQRRLVHLPMGRFGRADEIAKAALFLASDLSSYMTGSSLTVDGGLTAAYVTAE
- a CDS encoding MFS transporter, yielding MKIQKHRTFFCSMAIISLTTASIFLFNTVGPFLIQNKMGYSAISFGYMALIVGAAYATGALGSRFFDKSHPAQIIFFNISMLLIGSITMTLWSWLAPLNLLSLIIPSCFLAFVCGMIYPALITLMFRPFPEHTGLVSSCYGLSSYLLSGLIVWIVGELAIQSVFGFAIVCLLLSLLVLALGLFLTSSQDVKQFQVQT